The Thermococcus sp. nucleotide sequence GTCCTCAACATCGGGATTGATGAAGCGCGCCACCTCCGTTGCCAGCATCCCGGCGGTGAGCTCGTAGTAGCCGCGCTTTATGTGATGGGGATTGACGTGGACGTCAACATAGTCGTCCACCTTTGCCCTGTCCTCGCTCACCCATTCACGCGGGTCATGGTGGTCTATCACAACTATCGGAACACCGTAGGCCCTTATGCGCTTGTAGGCTGGAATGTCCTCGCTCGTCCCACCGTTGTCAACGATAACCAAAAGCGGAAGCGGATCGCCGAACTTCTCGTGGTCCTCGACCATGAAGATTATGTCCTTGAGGACATCTTCCAGTTCGTAGAAAGGAGCTCTGCTAGGTCTGCGCTTGAAGAGCTTCCACCTGGCACTTGAATCAGGTGATATCTGCTCAATTAGGGGCACTATAGCATACTCAAGGGCCAAGCCGGAGGTGTAGCCGTCTGCATCCGAGTGATGCCTCAGGAGGATGGGTCTACCCTCGTAGATGGCACGCCTTATAACGAAGGCCGCCTTCATTATTTTCGGCTTGAGGGCCTCAAGAACCTCACTCTCCACCAGGAAGCCGACGTCCTGAGGCTGCGCCTTCTTATCCAGCTCCGATTCTATCCTCTTCTTTACCTCCGCGGCCTCCGGACCCCAGAGACGGGCCATATCGCTGACCTCTATCTGTATCTCACCCGCGTGGAAGGAGACCTTTCCAACGACCTCTACAACATCCCCGACGTTGATGCTCGGATAAGAACGCACGCCGGGGGTCTCAAAGGCGGCCGCCCACGTTATCCCCGTCCCGTCGGTCAACGTGAAGACCGTTGGCCCGCCGGTGACCTGTATCTGCGTCACCTCCCCCCTGAGCCTCACGGTTTTGCCCGCCATATCCCTGCTGAGTTCTCCGAGGGGAGTAACGGGCAGTTCCTTTCTGACTGTTACCTCCCGGTAGTTCTTGAGGGCGGACTCTATTAGGTCCACCTCACGCTTGTCAGGTCTCACGTCCAGAACCTGAACAAGTATGGAACCGCCGACCTTGTAATCCCGCCCTCCCAAAAGGTCTTTTCGTTTTATAAGACCTGTGACATGGGGGTTAAGCCTGACGATGACTCCAAACCGTTCAACGCGATCGATCGTGCCCCTGTAAACGTTCCCAACATCAACGTCCTCGTAATCACAGGTTTTATCCAGGATGTAAACAACCTTATACCTCCTCATACAGTCCAGGCAGACCCAGGTTGTTTCCATACCCGGTTCCCAAGGGGCCTTTACCTTACCACAGATGTCGCAGGCAAGGACCCTGCCCGTCCCCCCACAGGTGGGGCACGTATCGTAAACCGGGACCGTCCCCTTCCCGTGGCACTCCGGACAGGGTATCTCATCAACCTCTTCATCTACCCCAAGGTAATCAAGATTCCTGTAACCCTTAAGCTGTTTGTCCAGTTTAAAATCCACAGGAACGTAACCCCATCCGTTGCAGACGGGACACTCTTTCTCGCCAACCTTGACCTTACCGGTGCCACCGCACTCGGGACAATCTTTCACGACCATCTTTAACACCTCTCCCTCGCTACCCCAATAAGTCCCAGCCGGCTTATAACCCTTAGCATTAACAGAGCCGTGAAACCTATAGAGAAATGAACCAAAAAATTATTAATAAAAATCGGGCATTACTACCATCTTAAATCAACCCGTACTCGGTATTCTGGGGCGGTATAAGCTCCAGAGAATGCTCAAATCAGAAGGTGGCTGAGTCTATCAGTAAAATCAGGGGGTAAAATTAAAGCTGAATTAAATCTCGCTCATGAACTTATCGACGGCTTTTCTGGTTTCTACGTGGGTCTTTCCGGCCAGGATGATGACCTTGTATTCAGGGTTCTTGGGGTTATTGAGAACCTCGACCACGTAGCCGTTGGTCTCTATCCTGGACTTTATGGCATCTATTCTGCTCTTACC carries:
- a CDS encoding DHH family phosphoesterase, which codes for MVVKDCPECGGTGKVKVGEKECPVCNGWGYVPVDFKLDKQLKGYRNLDYLGVDEEVDEIPCPECHGKGTVPVYDTCPTCGGTGRVLACDICGKVKAPWEPGMETTWVCLDCMRRYKVVYILDKTCDYEDVDVGNVYRGTIDRVERFGVIVRLNPHVTGLIKRKDLLGGRDYKVGGSILVQVLDVRPDKREVDLIESALKNYREVTVRKELPVTPLGELSRDMAGKTVRLRGEVTQIQVTGGPTVFTLTDGTGITWAAAFETPGVRSYPSINVGDVVEVVGKVSFHAGEIQIEVSDMARLWGPEAAEVKKRIESELDKKAQPQDVGFLVESEVLEALKPKIMKAAFVIRRAIYEGRPILLRHHSDADGYTSGLALEYAIVPLIEQISPDSSARWKLFKRRPSRAPFYELEDVLKDIIFMVEDHEKFGDPLPLLVIVDNGGTSEDIPAYKRIRAYGVPIVVIDHHDPREWVSEDRAKVDDYVDVHVNPHHIKRGYYELTAGMLATEVARFINPDVEDRIKHLPAIAGTGDRSKAPEFYGYLEIAKKAKGLDEEDLRKIAEVIDHEAYFWKFMDGHGVIDEILLLTGNLQRHRELINAIYPEVKEKQEKALKASLPHVKSVVLPNGIRFNTIDIELFAPKFSYPSPGKLSGLIHDHFKEKYGEDAPILTLAYGPDFAVVRAADGMAAYNFDLNEIIPKLQEALPSAGIEGGGHSYAGSIKFFEGMRKEVLEEFAKQVVKLRGARGT